The sequence CTTTGTTGGTGTCTCAGTACTGATCTTCGGGATTATATTGTATGTTAATTGCagttttatatcgtatatcgagTATGtgatgaataaaatatgtctCTTGGAAATGCTAAGATGCACAATGGATATATGTGTAACTGGCTATTACATTTTATCagtatgtaattaatatatatttcttgtttgTCTATTTCTTCCGGATTAGATATAACTTTACTTTTCtgtataattgtttttttctGTTTACGATTCCGTCTTAGGAATGGGCTGAGCATGATATTCAAAATTTGACTTCGTATTTTATGATGCTCGTTACAAtctgttataacatttttgtaatatgttaCATCGGTGAAATATTAACAGAGCAGGTATCAGCAACACATTAACACTCTAATTCTAAAATAACCAGagtaatcaaaattaataattaatcgttcttcatacaatttttataaattcacaaTGGCATATTTTTAGTGATTTGAATGATTTTTTCATGTCTTTCATTTTAAGTTCTTTGGTACCTACATATTTCATACTTCGCCTAGTATTAGAACGGAGTGATATAAATGAAGCAAATCGTAATCGTGATGATTAATTCAACAAATTCTTAACAGTGCAAGAAAATTGGCGAAGTCGTCTACATGACGAACTGGTATCACTTACCCGGTAAAACAATCCTCGACTTGATTATGGTCATCGCACGATCAAATGTGGTCGTTCAAATCACTGCCGGAAAATTAGTTCATATGTCCGTTTATACATTTGGTAGTGTAAGTTTATTCGATACTCTTACTCATAACTGTATTGTCTGTTTACGTGAAATATTCTGCCATTTCAGGTTGTGAAGACAGGTTTTGCATACTTGAATCTGTTNGCAGCAAATGACGTAATAAAATGAACTcctggaaaaatatattgtgtttttaataacttagtatataaagtacaaaatatacgtaaatagcgcataaaattttgtatgttaAGAATTAACAGGCTAGAAGGCGTAAATgtcaaatagaaaaaattctttgtttTGTTCAACTTTGTTATTTCCGTATTTAATTACGATTGAAATACATTAAGAATGAGACTACAAAAGACTTTGAAATGAGATCTAATCACGATACAGGAATCTATGTCTATGCAAGTAAAATTGCCTTAATATAACCTAATATCGACTTGTAAATGTTTTGACCGTTAATTGGCTGATGTAAAATGGGAGTATAAATTAAGCTTCAGTAATTACAGTAAAAATACTAAGGCTAAGGTTAAGATTTTTCAGCCACATCCgaatatttgatacaaaaatgttttaaataaaagttatttagcTTTCAACCGTCTAGATAGGTAGCACGAATGTGATCTCTGAAGTCTCTGCGGTGTTCATAGTTGGAGTTCACAGTTCACAAACCTTATCACAGATGTTCCAACCGAGTGGATGCTTGTCGCgtgatttattcaaatcaaGAAGAATGATTTCCAACGGCGCGTTGAAAAACTTCTGGATGGAGAACAATGACCAACACCCTGCGATGCCAACACGGATCtgcaaataataatcaatattaataacattcaataataataaattttacaacctCCAAGAAATGACTGATAATCTCATAGATCTAGTTAAGAacaagaaaatttacaaaattaaaaaatcgatggGGCGGTAGAACGAAGAATCGAACGTTATAGCTACACCCCTCCATTTTATCcacgtttttataaaatgctaCTCTATCGAAATCCAAAATGCAAagattacaattataaataacatgaCCCacttcgtaatactattcGACAATatacaaacgaaattttaaaattggcatttgtaaatatcgacaaaagaatgaaaattgttatatcaTTTATCATGAAATTCAACGATTCACAAGCACAAATTAAAACAGCTATAACATCTAAGCACCTACGGATGACTAGCCacttcttattaaaaattttacaacgtACACAGTTAATGTAGGGAAGAATATGAATCGTTGCACACGGGCCATCCACTTTACAGCATTGTAACCAACAATTTCCAAGCGAGTATACTTTTCAACTTTTCTAAAACAAGTTCTACCGACAAGACAAATCGATCGGTAGAACAAGTACCTAAAAAACACGCGCAGGCGTTGCGCTGCTCCATGCATCCCCCACTGACGCTGCTTTCTAATAACGACTTCACTCCGCGATGTCGAACGAAGCAGTGATCATCGAAGCTGATAGCAACAGCAACAGTGATTACAGTCTTCAATTGAATCGATGGTTCTTGAAACCGATCGGTGCATGGCCATCGTCTCCATCCACCACAAGACTAGAAAagataatttcgtttcttttaaacaCCGTTTGCTACAGCACCGTAATTATCACTGCAATTCCCAGTGTAGTGCAACTGATTCTAGAAGACGAGAGCATTAACTTGAAATTGAAGAGCCTAGATTTCTTGAGTCATTTAATCGTCAGTAGCTTTACTTATAGTGTGTTGTTATTACACAACAAAGACATACGACGATGCGTAGAACACATGAAAGCTGACTGGCGAGCAGTGACCAGGAAGGAGGATCAACACGTAATGATGAAGAACGCGAAATTCGGTCGTTACGTAGCAGCTTTTTGCGCAATTTTTGTACAAGGTAGCGTTTTGTGCTTTTGTTTCGTGACGGCACTAAATACACTCGAGATTCAAATTGGAAACGAGACGAGAATTTTACACGTGTTACCTTGTGCAGTATACAAGAAGCTGGTAAACGTCGACGAAAGTCCAACAAACGAATTCATGATTTTCTTGCAAATTTGGTCTACTTTTATCGCAAATTGTAGTACAGTTGCGATCTTTAGTCTTGCAGCAGTTCTAGCTGCTCACGCGTGCGGTCAGCTGAATGTTGTTATGTTATGGATTGTTGAATTTGTCAATGAAGCCAAAGTAGAGAGAAGAACCGAtggttttatgaaaattggaataatcgtggaacgacatctgaGGACATTGAAGTAAGATCTCTTTTCAGATTATTTTCTTGTGTGGCTTCTAAGAGCGATCATTTGGATTACATTAAATGTTAATTGCAGTTTCATATCATATATCGAGCGTGTGATGAATAAAATCTGTTTTTTGGAAATGTTAAGATGCACGATGGATATATGTGTAATTGGCTACTTCATTGTGTCGGTACATAATTagcatatttttattgtctGCCTGTCATTTTTCACAGTGGATATAACTTTATTCTTCTGTACAATTGTTCTATTCTTTTTACGATTCCATCTTAGGAATGGGCGGAGCATGATGTTCGAAATTTGGCATCATACTTTATGATGTTTGTTGCAATctgttataacattttcataCTATGTTACATTGGTGAACTGTTAACGGAGCAGGTATCAGCAACACATTAACTCTCTAATTCTAGAATTAGCAGGATAATcaaagttaataattaatcgttcTTAATACAACTTTTATAGATTCAATGGTACATTTTCGGTGATTAGAATGATTTTTTCATgtgtcttttattttaagttcTTTGTTACCTATGTGTTTCATACTTCGCCCTAGTGTTAATACGGAGTGATATAAACGCAACAAATCGAAATCGtggtaattaatttaacaaattcttaACAGTGCAAGAAAATTGGCGAAGTCGTCTACATGACGAACTGGTATCACTTACCCGGTAAAACGATCCTCGACTTGATTATGGTCATCGCACGATCAAATGTGGTCGTTCAAATCACTGCCGGAAAATTAGTTCATATGTCCGTTTATACATTTGGTAGTGTAAGTTTATTCGATACTCTTACTCATAACTGTATTGTCTGTTTACGTGAAATATTCTGCCATTTCAGGTTGTGAAGACAGGTTTTGCATACTTGAATCTGTTNGCAGCAAATGACGTAATAAAATGGACTcctggaaaaatatattgtgtttttaataacttagtatataaagtacaaaatatacgtaaatatcgcataaaattttgtatgttaAGAATTAACAAGCTAGAAGTTGTGAATTTCAAACAGAAAAAGTTCTTTGTTTTTTCCAACTTTGTTATTTCCGCATTTAATTACGATTGAAATGCATTAATAATGAGACTACaacgaaatttgaaatgaGATCTAATCACGATACAGGAATCTATGTCTATGCAAGTAAAATTGCCTTAATATAACCTGATATccatttctaaatattttggCTGTTAATTAGCTgatgtaaaatgaaaacaaaaattaagcTTCAGtaattatagtaaaaatacaGGTTGAACCACGTATGTAACTTTCGCGAAGATTTTTCAGCCACATccgaatatttgataaaaaaatgttttggaTGAAAGTTATTTAAGTTTCAACCGTCTGGAATTTACGATAcgagaaatttattgaaaattgttgtttTTAATAACACTACGTATTCCTGTCTTCATACTACTTTGACTGATATTAAGATTTGTTCAATGTTATACTGTTCTTTGATCTGAAAACAACCCTAAATTTAGAAGTATTAGATTAAACAGAGGAAATATTATCgttgaagattattttatttcaaccaAGTCACGACAAGGTGGCCTTGAGTCCTTATTGAAAAAGCAATATttaggaaattttttatatagctTATATGTTACAAGATAATTTTCAGTATACAGTTCCCTTAAATTTTTTCTGTCACAAATtccaaaaaaataatttcattcgactTGACACTCGGCAATACTCTCCCTGCACTGAGCAGGCATAGTGATATTCTGGCATGCAACGTGAATAAAGGTTTTAAGAAGATGATGTTTCGTGTGGAGAATGGCAGATTTTTCATGTACCCGTTACCTCGACCGGTTTAAACGAACCTATTGGGCATTAGATTCAGACGAATGAGATCGTGCTCACCATGTAGATCCTTTCTAGGATCATCTTGACCACTGTCACGGTGGGAGCTTCTGATTGAGTTGGTGGGGTGTACTATGAAGGTGTGTTTAATCATACATCATTGTCTTACGGTATGTTTCAAAataggaataaaagaaataatttatatattgaaaatgtgTGCATATCTTCTAGTTAGAGTTAAAATGAATCAAACATTGAGATATcttttaacataaataaattagcgTTAAATACAGAAGCGTGACTCATACGTTGACTTTTCTACTTAATTCGCACTAGCATTTGTACGACacacatattttaatttctcaggAAAAATTGAAGGATATGATAATTGCATACGTTATTCTGTATGCATCTATGgtgtttaatatattcatattctgttatatcgaagaaatagTTACTGAACAGgtaagaaaataacaaaaaaggagtatttatattaaaccTCAAACTATCAAACACACGATAGGGTGAAAGATTTGGGAAAAAGTGTATATGACTGAATGGTACCGATTACCTCACAAAACTGCTCTCGGTCTAGTCCTGGTTATTTCAAGATCGAGTATGGTGGTCAAAATTACTGCTGGAAAATTCGTACAAATATCTATCACAACCTTTGGCGTCGTAAGTATCGATAATACATAGATGTTTAagatataattgataaaatatttgtattttatctattgttaattgtttggatacaataaaattactaataatgTTTCCCTCGTATTAGTATTCGATGATATAGAAATCAAGCTTTAGAACTGGCATTTCTAAATACCGACAAATATAATGCAAGTTATTGTAtcatttattatgaaatttcttatagTCACTAGCAGAAATTAAATCAACTGCAACATCCTAGCACATAACATACTCACATATCACTATCCACCATCCactaaaaatttgaaaacatacACTGTTAAAGTTAGGGACACGAATGATTCATTCCATGTACGCTATCCGCTTCACATGATTGCAACTGACAGTTTCCAAGCGTATATACTTTCATAGTATTCTAAAAAAGTTCTACCGACTAGACGAATCGATCAGTTGAACAAATAGCTAAAAAACTCGCGCAAGCGTTGAACTTCTGCCAACATCCTCTATATGTAGACGCTTGGTTTCTAACAATGGCATTATTTCGCGATGACGACCGAAGTAGTGATCATAGAAGGTGACAGCAAGAGAAATAGTGACTATAGTCTTCAATTGAATCGGTGGTTCTTAAAACCGATCGGTGCATGGCCATCGTCTCCTTCCACGACAAGACTCGAAAAGgtcgtttcaattattttaaacatcgtTTGCTTTAGCACCTTAATTCTTACTGCGATTCCTAGTTTACTAGTAATAATTCTGGAAGACGAGACGTTCAACTTCAAATTGAAGACCTTCGGTTTTGTGAATCATTGGTTCGTCAGCAGCTTTAATTACGCGGTTTTATTAATGCACAACAAAGACATACGAAAGTGCGTGTCATACATAGAAGCTGACTGGCGAACAGTGACCAGAGAGAAAGATCAACATGTGATGTTGAAAAACGCGAGAATCGGTCGCTACATAGCGGCGTTCACCGCCATTTTTGTGCAATCAAGCGTCTTGTGCTTTTGTTTTGTGACAGCATTAAATACAGTAGAGATTCAAATTGCAAACGAGACGAGAGTTTTACATGTGCTACCTTGTGCAGTATACAAAAAGTTGGTGAACGTTGACGAAATTCCAACAAACGAATTCATGCTTTTCTTGCAAATTTGTTCTACTGTTATCGCAAATTTTAGTACAATTGGGATCTTTAGTCTCGCAGCAGTTCTAACTGCTCACGCGTGCGGTCAGCTaaatgttattacgttatggatCGCTGAATTCGTCAATGAAACCAGAGTAGAGAAGGAAACTGGtgattttatacaaattggAGTAATCGTAGAACGACATCTAAGGACATTGAAGTAaggttttttaaaaatcttttttttgtGTGGCTTTTAAGGGCGATCATTTGGATTATATTATGTGTTAATTGCagttttatatcatatatcgaGGATGTGATGAATAAAATCTGTTTGCTGGAAATGTCAAGGTGCACGATGGATATATGCGTAATTGGTTACTACATTCTATCGGTACATAATTACTATACTTTTATTGTTTACCTGTTATATTCCACAGTAGatataactttaattttctgtataattgtcctattctttttacgatttcGTCTTAGGAATGGGCAGAGCATGATATTCGAAATTTGGCATCGTATTTTATGATGTTCGTTACAATctgttttaacattttcataatatgTTACATCGGTGAATTATTAACGGAACAGGTATCAGCGAGACATTAATACTCTAACCCTAGAACTAACAGagtaatcaaaattaataattaatcatttttcatataactttTATAGATTCACAATGATACATTTTTGGTaatttgaatgattttttcatatgtcattcattttttcaatttctttggCACCTACATGTTTCATACATCGCTCTAATGTTAATACGggataatataaattctggAAATCAAATTCGTGACGACTAATTCAACAAATTCTTAACAGTGCAAGAAAATTGGTGAAGTCGTTTACATGACGAACTGGTATTATTTACCCGGTAAAACAATCCTCGACTTGATTATGGTCATCGCACGATCAAATATGGTCGTTCATATCACTGCAGGAAAATTAGTTCATATGTCCGTTTACACTTTTGGTAGTGTAAGTTTATTCTATACTTGTACTCATAGCGATGTTGTCTGTTCACGTGAAATATTCTGCCATTTCAGGTCATAAAGACAGGTTTCGCATATTTGAATTTGTTGCAGCAAATGATGTGATAAAGTGGAATTCTGAAAggatattataagaaaatgtcaacaaataaataagtCGACGATTGAactaattttatgattaatgTTACAGACTATAATACATGATTGACAACCTAATAGATCTAGTTAAGTGTAAGAATACTTGCGGTGTAAAAAATCTATGGGGGGATAGGTTGAAGAATCGTTTGTTATAGCTATACTCCATTGTTCTCATGTTTTTATTACATGTTATCTCTTCAAATCCTTCATTGgaaacattataattattcgtaatgtttgttcgtaatactattcgataatataaaaatcaaatccTATGACTGGCATTTGTGAATACCGACAGAAACAATGCAAATTATTATACCATTTATCATCCAATTTATCATAAGCACAAATTAAATCTACTACATCTCCATAGCACCTGACACAATTATGTACCGCGTTCTACCTTCTACTAAAAATTTGAAGGTATACACTATTAAAGTTAGAAACAGAAGTGATTCACTGCACGCACACCATTTACTTCCAACAATTGCAATTAACAGTTTCTAAGCGTATATACTTTCATACTATTCTAAAACAAGTTCTAGCAATTGATGAATAGATCGGTAGAATGAATACCTAAGGACCTCACACAAGCGTTGCACTACCCCATGCATCGCCCATAGTTGCACGAATGCTTTCTAACGACAGTCTCACTCCGCGATGACAACCAGAACAATGATCATAGATACTGATACCAACAGCAACGGTGACTACAGTCTTCAACTGAATCGATGGTTTTTAAAACCAATCGGTGCATGGTCCTCGTCTTCTTCCACCCTAGTTATTGCACCCTTGCGTTCATTAAAACTCTCTTTGTGCTGCTTGTTccctatttttttattcttttcttcttatttcttttccaatttctcgAGCTATCATAGAACTCTTCTCTCTCGTCTTCCGCTCACTACATCTTCTAACCTGATACCTCCTGCGGATTTCCTATAGTCCcttgttaaatattctaaattccCGAATCTACACCCGTACAGATAACATCTTACTTCCAGATCATGATTACAAGGAGGACATAAATTTAAGCATTCGATGGAATccttgaatttaaaaattgatcggtccattgtcaatttttcaaaacgaaTATACGAACATTAACATGAGCGCTCcttaaagtataatatagttTAAATACATCCTACGTAATGTTCCTGTATATtgcacaaaaatttatttgaactgttgtttatacattatacccttatgttgttaattatccaaatgcgattaatattttatattaattttaatcttgcTGAAATACCGGAACTTGTGAACTTCAATATCGCTTTAGTTTAAATAGGAAAGAAGAGACTTTGTCGATGTTGCGAAATAACTATCAGTCTACAGTTTTCTTAAATTCGTTCCGCTATAAATTCGGAAAGAATAACATCACTCAACTGAGCATTCGGTAATATTCCCCTTCctggataattttaataaaattgtgacAGAAGTACTTACATCTGACGCGatacgaagaaataatatgaGAAATTTCCCCGAATGGGAATTTATGCTGCATAAATTGGTCCCTTCAACCTACTGCGAAACAGACAACACACTAGTGCACTACTGTCACCTGAAAAAATCAATCAATCGATTACCCTCAAACGTCATCAATCCTGTCGTACTAAGGTCGTAAATAATGCATAAAGTGGTATAAGCTCCAACTGAGAACTTAGAAGGGCTCGAACCCTTTGAAAGGTAACAGCTGCACTATGGCGATACGGGGTCGAGAAAAAATTCGCGCACGCGCCATTTTGCCATGGCATTGTACCTGAAACTTGAGTAATTCACTCGACAAACGACCTCCGCAAAGTAATCATGGTGGACGTGTCTAGCGAACCACCGATATCCAACGCTTTTTACGCTCATGATTACGAATACAGCATCCAAGTGAATCGTTGGCTAATGCAACCGATAGGAGCATGGCCAAAACTTACTAAGACAAACAGAACGCAAAGATTATTCGCAAAATTGTTGAACTTTATTTGCCACTCGTTGATTATTCTCACAATCGTACCTTGCATATTGTACATTGTGTATGAAGCTGAAAACTCGAAGACAAGGATGAAGATCATTGGTCCAGTGAGTCATTGGCTGATGGGAGAATTGAATTACTGTTGTCTTTTGTCGAAAACCGACGACATAATCCGTTGCATAAAACACGTGGAACGCGACTGGCAGGTCGTTGAAAACGCCAGCAGTCGTGAAATGATGCTGAAGTACGCGAAGGTTGGACGTTTCATCGCTTTCATAGCTGCATTCTGTATGCACAGTGGCGTTCTGGCTTTCAACATAACTAAAGGCTTTAAGAAGATGATGTTTCTTGTTGGGAATGACAGTTATTTCATGTATCCGTTACCTTGTCCGATTTACACAAATCTGTTGGACGCTAGATTTAGTCCTGTGAATGAGATCGTATTTGTCCTGCAGATCCTTTCTGGCCTCATCGTGACGTCTGTCACGGTGGGAGCTTGTGGTTTGGCAGCTGTTCTAACGATGCATGCAAGTGGTCAATTGAATATGGTGGTGGCCAGGTTGGATAATTTGGTGGATACGAAAATCGAGGAGAAACAGGAAGCACAGACGGTCGCTCAGAGGAAGCTTGGTATTATCGTTGAACATCACCTGCGAACATTAAGGTTTTGAATGGTTATTGTGCTgttatttgtacatatatgtcTCATTtactgatatttattatttgataacaTCAATGAGactatgttatttattttcttttttttctttttgttgtatatttaaattctagCCAAAATTTACAAAGTATGATAATATCGCGAGTTATCGTGTAGTTATACatgtttcatttattgaaTACGGCATCTTGTAGGATATACtgttatttaattcttctatTGATTATTACTTGTACTTATAATTCATCTTTTTCCAATAGTTAAAGTTTAAGAATTCAAGCAAGACATTTAATTTAGATACTAAGTAAAAGAAACATGAAATTAATGTAACAGCATCACAAAATAACTCaatcatatattataataattaataattcaatcatcattttttatattagattGATTTTCTATGAtggatatatacatatatttattatttagtaatgATATTTCGtggtgaattttttatgaTGAATTCATATGACGATAATATTGCTTTCAGTCTCATAGCCTCGATAGAAAAAGTTATGAACATTATATGTCTCGTTGAGTTGGTGGGATGTACGATAAACATGTGCatgatcaaatattattttctcacgGTATGTTTcaaaacaaagtaaaaaaatgatggtaaatatttacaaaaagagAGCCACTATATATATCCACAGATCGGCCTGAGTTTTGGAGCTATAtgcaaacatatataatatcggTCGGCCATAATTTCGAAGCTGgattgatttaataataatactagtCCGATCACCGCGTTACGTCGTAAGGTGGCAT comes from Bombus pyrosoma isolate SC7728 linkage group LG2, ASM1482585v1, whole genome shotgun sequence and encodes:
- the LOC122572217 gene encoding uncharacterized protein LOC122572217 isoform X2, whose translation is MSNEAVIIEADSNSNSDYSLQLNRWFLKPIGAWPSSPSTTRLEKIISFLLNTVCYSTVIITAIPSVVQLILEDESINLKLKSLDFLSHLIVSSFTYSVLLLHNKDIRRCVEHMKADWRAVTRKEDQHVMMKNAKFGRYVAAFCAIFVQGSVLCFCFVTALNTLEIQIGNETRILHVLPCAVYKKLVNVDESPTNEFMIFLQIWSTFIANCSTVAIFSLAAVLAAHACGQLNVVMLWIVEFVNEAKVERRTDGFMKIGIIVERHLRTLNFISYIERVMNKICFLEMLRCTMDICVIGYFIVSCKKIGEVVYMTNWYHLPGKTILDLIMVIARSNVVVQITAGKLVHMSVYTFGSVVKTGFAYLNLXAANDVIKWTPGKIYCVFNNLVYKVQNIRKYRIKFCMLRINKLEVVNFKQKKFFVFSNFVISAFNYD
- the LOC122572361 gene encoding uncharacterized protein LOC122572361, encoding MTTEVVIIEGDSKRNSDYSLQLNRWFLKPIGAWPSSPSTTRLEKVVSIILNIVCFSTLILTAIPSLLVIILEDETFNFKLKTFGFVNHWFVSSFNYAVLLMHNKDIRKCVSYIEADWRTVTREKDQHVMLKNARIGRYIAAFTAIFVQSSVLCFCFVTALNTVEIQIANETRVLHVLPCAVYKKLVNVDEIPTNEFMLFLQICSTVIANFSTIGIFSLAAVLTAHACGQLNVITLWIAEFVNETRVEKETGDFIQIGVIVERHLRTLNFISYIEDVMNKICLLEMSRCTMDICVIGYYILSVIKTGFAYLNLLQQMM
- the LOC122572299 gene encoding odorant receptor 4-like, which codes for MVDVSSEPPISNAFYAHDYEYSIQVNRWLMQPIGAWPKLTKTNRTQRLFAKLLNFICHSLIILTIVPCILYIVYEAENSKTRMKIIGPVSHWLMGELNYCCLLSKTDDIIRCIKHVERDWQVVENASSREMMLKYAKVGRFIAFIAAFCMHSGVLAFNITKGFKKMMFLVGNDSYFMYPLPCPIYTNLLDARFSPVNEIVFVLQILSGLIVTSVTVGACGLAAVLTMHASGQLNMVVARLDNLVDTKIEEKQEAQTVAQRKLGIIVEHHLRTLSLIASIEKVMNIICLVELVGCTINMCMIKYYFLTEKSKDMRIVYAIVYASMVFNIFIFCYIGEIVIEQGERVGKKVYMTEWYRLPRKTALGLILIISRSSTVVKITAGKFVQISITTFGVVFKTSFAYLNMIRTML
- the LOC122572217 gene encoding uncharacterized protein LOC122572217 isoform X1; this encodes MSNEAVIIEADSNSNSDYSLQLNRWFLKPIGAWPSSPSTTRLEKIISFLLNTVCYSTVIITAIPSVVQLILEDESINLKLKSLDFLSHLIVSSFTYSVLLLHNKDIRRCVEHMKADWRAVTRKEDQHVMMKNAKFGRYVAAFCAIFVQGSVLCFCFVTALNTLEIQIGNETRILHVLPCAVYKKLVNVDESPTNEFMIFLQIWSTFIANCSTVAIFSLAAVLAAHACGQLNVVMLWIVEFVNEAKVERRTDGFMKIGIIVERHLRTLNFISYIERVMNKICFLEMLRCTMDICVIGYFIVSEWAEHDVRNLASYFMMFVAICYNIFILCYIGELLTEQCKKIGEVVYMTNWYHLPGKTILDLIMVIARSNVVVQITAGKLVHMSVYTFGSVVKTGFAYLNLXAANDVIKWTPGKIYCVFNNLVYKVQNIRKYRIKFCMLRINKLEVVNFKQKKFFVFSNFVISAFNYD